One genomic region from Knoellia sp. p5-6-4 encodes:
- a CDS encoding zinc-binding dehydrogenase has translation MLAVYAASQSKDDPLSGLEVGERPDPEPRPGWTTVTLKTAGLNHHDLFSLMGVGLPADRLPMILGCDGAGVDEDGNEVIVHAVVPSEGWQGDETLDPRRTLLSELHDGTLAQKVLVPRQNVVPKPEGLSWEHAACLSTAWLTAYRMLFSNSGLTPGATVLVQGAGGGVATALVQLGAAAGYRMWVTSRDEAKGAKALEIGADRAFASGERLPERVDAVMETVGAATWSHSVKSLKPGGTIVICGATSGDAPPKAELTQIFFRQLRVIGSTMGTRQELERLAQFVVQQRIAPVIDSVMPLEQARDGFAKMAAGELFGKVVFTVS, from the coding sequence ATGCTCGCTGTCTACGCCGCCAGCCAGTCCAAGGACGACCCGCTCTCGGGCCTCGAGGTCGGGGAGCGCCCCGACCCCGAGCCACGCCCCGGCTGGACCACGGTGACCCTCAAGACCGCCGGCCTGAACCACCACGACCTGTTCTCGCTCATGGGCGTCGGCCTGCCCGCCGACCGACTGCCGATGATCCTCGGCTGCGACGGCGCCGGTGTCGACGAGGACGGCAACGAGGTCATCGTGCACGCGGTCGTGCCCAGCGAGGGCTGGCAGGGCGACGAGACCCTCGACCCCAGGCGCACCCTGCTCTCCGAGCTGCACGACGGCACCCTCGCCCAGAAGGTGCTCGTGCCGCGGCAGAACGTCGTGCCCAAGCCCGAGGGCCTGTCGTGGGAGCACGCGGCCTGCCTCTCCACGGCCTGGCTCACGGCATACCGCATGCTCTTCTCCAACTCCGGCCTCACCCCCGGCGCCACCGTGCTGGTGCAGGGCGCCGGCGGCGGCGTCGCCACCGCGCTGGTGCAGCTCGGCGCGGCCGCCGGCTACCGGATGTGGGTCACCAGCCGCGACGAGGCCAAGGGCGCCAAGGCGCTCGAGATCGGCGCCGACCGCGCGTTCGCCTCAGGGGAGCGGCTGCCCGAGCGGGTCGACGCCGTCATGGAGACCGTCGGCGCGGCCACCTGGTCGCACTCGGTGAAGTCGCTCAAGCCCGGCGGCACCATCGTCATCTGCGGCGCCACCTCCGGCGACGCCCCGCCCAAGGCCGAGCTCACCCAGATCTTCTTCCGCCAGCTGCGCGTCATCGGCTCCACGATGGGCACGCGCCAGGAGCTCGAGCGGCTCGCCCAGTTCGTCGTGCAGCAGCGCATCGCCCCGGTCATCGACTCGGTGATGCCGCTCGAGCAGGCCCGCGACGGCTTCGCGAAGATGGCCGCGGGCGAGCTGTTCGGCAAGGTCGTCTTCACCGTCTCCTGA
- a CDS encoding fibronectin type III domain-containing protein, with protein sequence MTAAALVVGLHGISLALPAEAQILGTPARTWGVGPAETTVAAIGKPRVLAILPIGDRVVVGGTFDTVIDPAGREYPAKNIAVFSATTGAADLTFRGSTNNTVTSLATDGAGTVFVGGDFGTVNGQTRRGLAALSVATGDLKTWAPSIVSPGQVDALAYAGGSVYAGGNFAGLTGGGATSKAFLAKVSASTGAVDASWAPAPNDRVRTLNVAADGSGRLFAGGDFTAVSAKSGTNKIAAVFLSGAGAVDTAFRAGPANSGSYSPVYDLTSDASRVYAAAAGGGGACTALSTTTGATLWTDRSNGNLQSVRLHGGLLYCAGHFSGTGSFMGQTRYKIAAVVPSTGALTAFAPKIDSSQGPWALATDATRVYIGGDFSTVSRVAQPHFAMFVDSAAQQAPQRPASLTAQASNAKVNLSWGPPSSDGGSALQKYKLYRATSPGGHNLGGSPLATLSKSTLTYADTSVANGVTYYYVVVATNALGTSAPSVQVAATPSSTAIVTKPGAPTGLTATPQPGAIRLAWNPPSDTGGASITSYRVYRGPAGGQVNLTTPVATTSSTMVDDSSGLTAGASYSYVVKAVNQAGEGAASTTATATAMAGTPGEPVLTGSLGAGPSAVLKWTVPPNGGAPITKYVILKDSVRLVSLSATSTGPTTYTDTTLASKTSAVYQVKAVNEIGSGPLSAKVTVTAP encoded by the coding sequence GTGACGGCGGCGGCTCTGGTGGTGGGACTGCACGGGATCTCCCTCGCGCTGCCCGCCGAGGCGCAGATCCTCGGCACGCCGGCCCGCACCTGGGGTGTGGGGCCGGCGGAGACGACGGTCGCCGCGATCGGGAAGCCGCGAGTGCTGGCGATCCTGCCCATCGGCGACCGTGTCGTCGTGGGCGGCACGTTCGACACGGTCATCGACCCGGCCGGGCGGGAGTACCCCGCCAAGAACATCGCCGTCTTCTCGGCCACCACCGGCGCGGCCGACCTGACCTTCCGGGGCTCGACCAACAACACGGTGACGTCGCTGGCGACCGACGGCGCCGGCACGGTCTTCGTCGGTGGCGACTTCGGCACGGTCAACGGCCAGACCCGTCGGGGCCTGGCCGCCCTGTCGGTGGCGACGGGGGACCTGAAGACCTGGGCACCCTCCATCGTCTCCCCCGGGCAGGTCGACGCCCTGGCCTACGCGGGCGGGTCGGTCTACGCGGGTGGCAACTTCGCCGGCCTCACCGGCGGCGGCGCCACCTCGAAGGCCTTCCTCGCGAAGGTCAGCGCGTCCACGGGCGCGGTCGACGCCTCGTGGGCGCCGGCGCCCAACGACCGGGTGCGCACCCTCAACGTCGCGGCCGACGGCTCCGGCAGGCTCTTCGCCGGCGGCGACTTCACCGCCGTGTCGGCCAAGTCGGGCACCAACAAGATCGCCGCGGTCTTCCTCAGCGGCGCCGGGGCGGTCGACACCGCCTTCCGGGCCGGCCCGGCCAACTCGGGCAGCTACTCCCCGGTCTACGACCTCACCTCCGACGCGAGCAGGGTGTATGCCGCGGCCGCCGGCGGCGGGGGCGCGTGCACCGCCCTGAGCACCACCACCGGCGCCACCCTGTGGACCGACCGCTCCAACGGCAACCTGCAGTCGGTGCGCCTGCACGGCGGCCTGCTCTACTGCGCCGGGCACTTCAGCGGCACCGGCTCCTTCATGGGGCAGACCCGCTACAAGATCGCCGCGGTGGTGCCGAGCACCGGGGCGCTGACGGCGTTCGCCCCCAAGATCGACAGCTCGCAGGGTCCGTGGGCGCTGGCGACCGACGCCACGCGGGTCTACATCGGCGGCGACTTCAGCACCGTGTCACGGGTGGCGCAGCCGCACTTCGCGATGTTCGTCGACTCCGCGGCCCAGCAGGCGCCGCAACGGCCCGCCTCGCTCACGGCCCAGGCGTCCAACGCCAAGGTGAACCTGTCGTGGGGACCTCCGTCGAGCGACGGCGGGTCGGCGCTGCAGAAGTACAAGCTCTACCGGGCGACCAGTCCCGGAGGGCACAACCTGGGCGGCTCGCCGCTGGCGACACTGTCAAAGAGCACGCTGACCTACGCCGACACGAGCGTGGCCAACGGGGTCACCTACTACTACGTGGTGGTGGCCACCAACGCCCTTGGGACGAGCGCGCCGTCGGTGCAGGTCGCCGCGACGCCGAGCTCGACGGCGATCGTGACCAAGCCCGGGGCGCCGACCGGGCTCACGGCGACCCCCCAGCCGGGAGCGATCCGCCTCGCGTGGAACCCGCCCAGCGACACGGGCGGGGCGAGCATCACGTCCTACCGGGTCTACCGGGGCCCGGCGGGTGGGCAGGTCAACCTGACCACGCCCGTCGCGACGACCTCGTCGACGATGGTGGACGACAGCTCCGGCCTCACCGCTGGCGCGAGCTACTCCTACGTGGTCAAGGCGGTCAACCAGGCCGGTGAGGGTGCGGCCTCGACGACGGCGACCGCCACCGCCATGGCCGGCACGCCCGGCGAGCCGGTGCTGACCGGCTCGCTCGGGGCCGGCCCCTCCGCGGTGCTGAAGTGGACGGTTCCGCCGAACGGCGGCGCGCCGATCACGAAGTACGTCATCCTCAAGGACTCGGTGCGGCTGGTGAGCCTGTCGGCGACGTCCACCGGCCCGACCACCTACACCGACACGACGCTGGCGTCGAAGACGAGCGCGGTCTACCAGGTGAAGGCGGTCAACGAGATCGGCAGCGGGCCGCTCTCGGCGAAGGTCACCGTCACGGCCCCATAG
- a CDS encoding glycosyltransferase family 2 protein: MASTPHGEPLVDVVIPVHSDARPLERAIRSVVDGGLPLAPHSGGVRITVVCHNVAPERIRASISPPYRDLARLLELHDPHRSPAGPRNHGLRSSTATYVSFLDSDDYFQPGALARWVAVAERHGSDFVIPRVEDDRGHALRSPLPRFLRKRKVDGLKDRLFYRTVMFGLHRREFTRAKQLSFNCNVVTGEDLEFGLRIYFSDARIDCVPTAPGYVLSDDATDRVRAAPRPVREDLQACCSLVANPWFRRLSESERTAIVVKLIRVHVLGAVSDRRASDLWTGEERRDLSCVSSEILGAAPHARHYLSVAEDRLLSWALDASATDDGIRRSDLSQHSVLHLRWDLLVAASPRCSLSRDAPLRMFLAKALVR; the protein is encoded by the coding sequence ATGGCCAGCACCCCCCACGGCGAACCCTTGGTCGACGTCGTGATTCCTGTTCACTCAGATGCTCGCCCCCTGGAGCGGGCCATCAGATCAGTGGTCGACGGTGGCCTGCCTCTCGCGCCTCACAGTGGAGGTGTCCGCATCACTGTGGTGTGCCACAACGTGGCACCCGAGCGCATCCGTGCCTCGATCTCCCCTCCCTACCGAGACCTCGCCCGCCTGCTCGAGCTTCACGACCCACACAGGAGTCCCGCCGGGCCGCGCAACCATGGACTGCGGTCGAGCACCGCCACGTATGTCTCCTTCCTGGACAGCGACGACTACTTCCAGCCTGGAGCGCTCGCGCGTTGGGTAGCGGTGGCAGAGAGACACGGCTCCGATTTCGTGATCCCTCGGGTTGAGGATGACCGCGGGCACGCACTGCGCTCGCCGTTACCGCGGTTCCTCCGGAAGCGAAAGGTCGACGGCCTCAAGGATCGGCTCTTCTACAGGACCGTCATGTTCGGCCTGCATCGCAGGGAGTTCACCCGCGCCAAGCAGCTCAGCTTCAACTGCAACGTGGTCACCGGGGAAGACCTGGAGTTCGGTCTCCGGATCTACTTCAGCGACGCTCGGATTGACTGCGTCCCCACCGCCCCCGGCTATGTGCTGAGCGACGATGCCACCGATCGCGTTCGTGCGGCACCCCGGCCGGTGCGTGAGGACCTACAGGCCTGTTGCAGCCTCGTGGCGAACCCGTGGTTCCGAAGGCTCTCCGAGTCCGAACGGACCGCCATCGTCGTGAAGCTCATCCGAGTGCACGTCCTCGGCGCCGTCTCGGATCGTCGTGCCAGCGACCTGTGGACGGGCGAGGAGCGACGTGACCTGAGCTGCGTCTCGTCCGAAATCCTCGGGGCGGCGCCACACGCCCGTCACTACCTGTCTGTCGCTGAGGACCGCCTGCTCTCTTGGGCCCTGGATGCGTCTGCCACCGACGACGGCATCCGGCGTTCCGACCTGAGTCAGCACTCTGTCTTGCACCTGCGATGGGACCTCCTGGTCGCGGCCTCCCCCCGCTGCTCGCTCAGCCGAGACGCACCCCTGCGGATGTTCCTGGCCAAGGCACTCGTTCGCTGA
- a CDS encoding polysaccharide biosynthesis tyrosine autokinase translates to MELTDYLRVARAHWRGIVAFVLLGVAAAAGVSLATPKVYQADASGFVSAGTATNPGEASVGDSLAKSRATSYVDLAKSRATAQDVIKTLGLDAQPAGLIGRITVKQPLDTVSIKVSARAATPVEAQQLADAWVAALARQVQAVENPTGKAEQALRIVPIESAALPTAPVSPNTQRNLALGFVLGLMLGLGYALLRSQLDRRVREPELVERAFGVTVAGAIPETPALVRKKGGLVPLVVTGPRKDKDPVHSAESFLKLRTNLQFMDIDNPPRVIVVTSPLPGDGKSTVAMNLAAALSMSDRRVVLIDGDLRRPVLADSFGLIEGLGLTDVLIGSVHFEEVAQQVGGLPNLVVLAAGRVPPNPSEMLGSKAMRRLLERLAEDYTVIVDAPPLLPVTDAAVLTASADGALVVVSAGQTLDTQLRDALANLAAVNGHTLGVVLNRVSPKSSSAGYYSGDYASRPAGRSTASPAERPVVSEPAAR, encoded by the coding sequence GTGGAACTCACCGACTACCTGCGCGTCGCCCGTGCCCACTGGCGGGGCATCGTCGCGTTCGTGCTGCTCGGCGTCGCCGCCGCAGCGGGGGTCAGCCTTGCCACGCCGAAGGTCTACCAGGCCGACGCCAGCGGGTTCGTCAGTGCGGGCACCGCGACGAACCCCGGTGAGGCCTCGGTGGGCGACTCGCTGGCCAAGTCGCGCGCCACCTCCTATGTCGACCTCGCCAAGAGCCGGGCTACCGCGCAGGACGTCATCAAGACGCTGGGCCTCGACGCCCAGCCGGCCGGCCTCATCGGGCGCATCACGGTCAAGCAGCCGCTCGACACCGTGTCCATCAAGGTCAGCGCCCGCGCAGCCACCCCTGTGGAGGCGCAGCAGCTCGCCGACGCGTGGGTGGCCGCGCTGGCCCGCCAGGTGCAGGCCGTCGAGAACCCGACCGGCAAGGCGGAGCAGGCCCTGCGGATCGTGCCGATCGAGTCGGCCGCGCTGCCGACCGCGCCGGTCTCGCCCAACACGCAGCGCAACCTCGCGCTCGGCTTCGTGCTCGGGCTGATGCTCGGCCTCGGCTACGCGCTGCTGCGCAGCCAGCTCGACCGGCGGGTGCGCGAACCCGAGCTCGTGGAGCGCGCCTTCGGCGTCACCGTCGCCGGCGCGATCCCCGAGACCCCCGCCCTGGTGCGCAAGAAGGGCGGCCTGGTGCCGCTCGTGGTCACCGGTCCGCGCAAGGACAAGGACCCGGTCCACTCGGCGGAGTCGTTCCTCAAGCTGCGCACCAACCTGCAGTTCATGGACATCGACAACCCACCGCGGGTCATCGTGGTCACCAGCCCGCTGCCCGGCGACGGCAAGTCGACCGTGGCGATGAACCTCGCCGCCGCGCTGTCGATGTCGGACCGGCGGGTCGTGCTCATCGACGGCGACCTGCGCCGGCCGGTGCTCGCCGACAGCTTCGGGCTGATCGAGGGCCTCGGGCTCACCGACGTGCTCATTGGCAGCGTGCACTTCGAGGAGGTCGCCCAGCAGGTGGGTGGCCTGCCCAACCTCGTCGTGCTCGCCGCCGGGCGGGTGCCGCCGAACCCCAGCGAGATGCTGGGCTCCAAGGCGATGCGCAGGCTGCTCGAGCGGCTGGCCGAGGACTACACCGTGATCGTCGACGCGCCGCCGCTGCTGCCGGTGACCGATGCCGCCGTGCTCACCGCCTCGGCCGACGGCGCGCTCGTGGTGGTGAGCGCGGGTCAGACCCTCGACACGCAGCTGCGCGACGCGCTCGCGAACCTGGCCGCCGTCAACGGCCACACCCTCGGGGTGGTGCTCAACCGCGTCTCGCCCAAGAGCTCGAGCGCCGGCTACTACAGCGGCGACTACGCCTCGCGGCCGGCCGGCCGCTCCACCGCGTCGCCGGCCGAGCGGCCGGTGGTCAGCGAGCCTGCCGCGCGCTGA
- a CDS encoding nucleotidyltransferase family protein, translating into MAETAELRMSEAVPLAHALVARLAELEDVRLLFVKGPTAVALGARPPRPSTDVDVLCEPGGMERLGAALERCGWRRRVPKSSVHQLEHAAKYLFEHSVHYIHDEWPCDLDIHFNFPGFLAPDDVVFEELWRRRTTVDVAHWPVPSADLLGQAAVVALHSLRDPQFAHTSPDPSFVAESLERQGPEAVEAFAQLAAATGSAETLRPLLERLGVPRVESTVDPELVRRWQVRQQNAGAYTTSWLIELRHRPWREKPRLIWHALLLPSDQLFSTNIGMPRTRRNTARLQLQRWLRAARHLPRGLRAARRAEEQVR; encoded by the coding sequence TTGGCTGAGACCGCCGAGCTGCGCATGTCAGAGGCGGTGCCCCTGGCCCACGCCCTGGTGGCAAGGCTCGCGGAGCTCGAGGACGTCCGCCTCCTCTTCGTGAAGGGCCCGACCGCGGTGGCCCTCGGCGCCCGCCCGCCACGTCCGTCGACCGACGTGGACGTGCTGTGCGAGCCCGGTGGCATGGAGCGGCTGGGGGCTGCGCTGGAGCGGTGCGGCTGGCGCCGGCGGGTGCCGAAGAGCAGCGTGCATCAGCTCGAGCATGCAGCGAAGTACCTCTTCGAGCACTCGGTGCACTACATCCACGACGAGTGGCCGTGCGACCTCGACATCCATTTCAACTTCCCCGGCTTCCTCGCGCCCGATGACGTGGTGTTCGAGGAGCTGTGGAGGCGCCGGACGACGGTCGACGTCGCGCACTGGCCTGTCCCGAGTGCAGACCTGCTCGGGCAGGCTGCGGTTGTCGCCCTGCACAGCCTGCGCGACCCGCAGTTCGCCCACACCAGTCCTGACCCCAGCTTCGTCGCGGAGTCCCTTGAGCGACAAGGGCCAGAGGCAGTTGAGGCGTTCGCGCAGCTGGCCGCCGCCACCGGCAGCGCGGAGACGCTGCGTCCGCTGTTGGAGCGTCTCGGCGTTCCGCGGGTGGAGAGCACCGTCGACCCCGAACTGGTGCGGCGCTGGCAGGTTCGTCAACAGAACGCCGGCGCCTACACCACGTCATGGCTCATCGAACTGCGCCACCGGCCCTGGCGGGAGAAGCCGCGGCTGATCTGGCACGCACTCCTTCTGCCGTCTGACCAGCTGTTCAGCACCAACATCGGTATGCCGCGGACGCGGCGGAACACGGCCCGACTCCAGCTTCAGCGGTGGCTACGCGCCGCCCGCCACCTCCCCCGCGGCCTGCGAGCCGCGCGTCGCGCCGAGGAGCAGGTGCGATGA
- the rfbB gene encoding dTDP-glucose 4,6-dehydratase has protein sequence MKVLVTGGAGFIGSNFVIRARQVRPGWKLTVLDSMTYAANLSSLDTVIGDIDVVKGSVTDPDLVDELVAAHDIVVHFAADSHNDNSLDDPWPFIDTNIIGTYQLIQAVRRHDKRIHHISTDEVYGDLELDDPAKFSETTPVNPSSPYSASKASADLLVRAWIRSFGLKATLSNCSNNYGPRQHPEKFIPRQITGILEGVKPKLYGAGANVRDWIHVDDHNDAVIAIIEQGRLGETYLIGADGEMNNRDVIALILELMGKPADWFEHVPDRPGHDLRYAIDATKLRAETDWTPVHPDVRSGLADTIAWYTDNEDWWRTAKVVAEAKYERLGR, from the coding sequence ATGAAGGTTTTGGTCACCGGCGGCGCCGGGTTCATCGGCAGCAACTTCGTCATCCGCGCCCGTCAGGTACGCCCGGGCTGGAAGCTCACCGTGCTCGACTCCATGACGTATGCCGCGAACCTGAGCTCCCTCGACACGGTGATCGGCGACATCGACGTCGTCAAGGGCTCGGTGACCGACCCCGACCTCGTGGACGAGCTCGTCGCGGCCCACGACATCGTGGTGCACTTCGCTGCCGACTCGCACAACGACAACAGCCTCGACGACCCGTGGCCGTTCATCGACACCAACATCATCGGCACCTACCAGCTGATCCAGGCGGTGCGCCGGCACGACAAGCGCATCCACCACATCTCCACCGACGAGGTCTACGGCGACCTCGAGCTCGACGACCCGGCCAAGTTCTCCGAGACCACGCCGGTCAACCCCTCGAGCCCGTACTCCGCCTCCAAGGCCAGCGCCGACCTGCTCGTGCGCGCCTGGATCCGCTCCTTCGGCCTGAAGGCCACCTTGTCGAACTGCTCCAACAACTACGGCCCGCGCCAGCACCCCGAGAAGTTCATCCCGCGCCAGATCACCGGCATCCTCGAGGGCGTCAAGCCCAAGCTCTACGGCGCCGGCGCCAACGTGCGCGACTGGATCCACGTCGACGACCACAACGACGCGGTCATCGCGATCATCGAGCAGGGCCGGCTGGGGGAGACCTACCTGATCGGCGCCGACGGCGAGATGAACAACCGAGATGTCATCGCCCTCATCCTCGAGCTCATGGGCAAGCCGGCCGACTGGTTCGAGCACGTGCCCGACCGGCCCGGCCACGACCTGCGCTACGCCATCGACGCCACCAAACTGCGCGCCGAGACCGACTGGACTCCGGTGCACCCTGACGTGCGCTCGGGCCTGGCCGACACCATCGCGTGGTACACGGACAACGAGGACTGGTGGCGCACCGCCAAGGTCGTTGCCGAGGCGAAGTACGAGCGGCTGGGACGCTGA
- the rfbA gene encoding glucose-1-phosphate thymidylyltransferase RfbA, translated as MKGIILAGGSGTRLHPITLGISKQLMPIYDKPMVYYPLSTLMMAGIREVLIITTPQDSEQFQRLLGDGSAWGIELSYAVQPAPEGLAQAFLIGADFIGAEPVALVLGDNIFYGQGLGTSLVANRDVRGGHIFAYHVTEPSAYGVVEFDSHGKVLSIEEKPAHPKSNYAVPGLYFYDNDVVEISRRLKPSARGELEITAVNDEYLRRGTLTVTVLPRGTAWFDTGTFEGLMDSAQFVATIQARQGFKIGCVEEIAWRNRWIDDTQLEHLSKALEKSGYGDYLGGLLAEKRGEL; from the coding sequence ATGAAGGGCATCATCCTGGCCGGCGGCTCGGGCACGCGACTGCACCCCATCACGCTCGGCATCAGCAAGCAGCTGATGCCGATCTACGACAAGCCAATGGTCTACTACCCGCTGTCGACGCTGATGATGGCCGGCATCCGCGAGGTGCTCATCATCACCACCCCGCAGGACAGCGAGCAGTTCCAGCGACTGCTCGGCGACGGGTCGGCGTGGGGCATCGAGCTCTCGTATGCCGTGCAGCCGGCCCCCGAGGGCCTCGCTCAGGCGTTCCTCATCGGCGCCGACTTCATCGGCGCCGAACCCGTCGCCCTCGTGCTCGGGGACAACATCTTCTACGGCCAAGGCCTCGGCACCTCCCTGGTCGCCAACCGTGATGTGCGCGGCGGGCACATCTTTGCCTACCACGTCACCGAGCCCTCGGCCTATGGCGTGGTCGAGTTCGACTCCCACGGCAAGGTCCTCTCCATCGAGGAGAAGCCGGCGCATCCAAAATCCAACTACGCAGTGCCGGGGCTCTACTTCTACGACAACGACGTCGTCGAGATATCACGCCGCCTCAAGCCGAGCGCGCGTGGCGAGCTCGAGATCACGGCGGTCAACGACGAGTACCTCCGCCGCGGCACCCTGACCGTGACGGTCCTTCCTCGCGGGACGGCGTGGTTCGACACCGGCACCTTCGAGGGCTTGATGGACTCCGCGCAGTTTGTTGCCACCATCCAGGCCCGGCAGGGTTTCAAGATCGGTTGTGTCGAAGAGATCGCGTGGCGCAACCGCTGGATTGACGACACCCAACTGGAGCACCTGTCCAAGGCGCTGGAGAAGAGCGGCTATGGCGACTACCTCGGTGGGCTGCTGGCCGAGAAGAGGGGCGAGCTGTAG
- a CDS encoding dTDP-4-dehydrorhamnose 3,5-epimerase family protein, translated as MHYADAPPSQAKYVTAVSGSFIDFFVDVRVSAPAFGLWDSVVLDTEDSKAVYLPEGMDTPCSRSRTTRRSSSCVRRRSRLAANAQCTRSTPRSALRSRPASCWSPPPDPGSRGPPTTHAACVEFYDSLD; from the coding sequence ATCCACTACGCCGACGCGCCGCCGTCCCAGGCGAAATACGTCACCGCCGTCAGCGGCTCCTTCATCGACTTCTTCGTCGACGTCCGGGTCAGCGCCCCCGCCTTCGGCCTGTGGGACTCCGTCGTGCTCGACACCGAGGACAGCAAGGCGGTCTACCTGCCCGAGGGCATGGACACGCCCTGTTCACGCTCGAGGACGACTCGACGGTCCTCTTCTTGTGTTCGACGCCGTTCACGCCTGGCCGCGAACGCACAGTGCACCCGCTCGACGCCGAGATCCGCCTTGAGATCCCGGCCGGCATCGTGCTGGTCACCGCCGCCTGACCCGGGGAGCAGGGGCCCGCCAACTACGCATGCCGCGTGCGTGGAGTTCTACGACTCCCTCGACTAA
- a CDS encoding nucleoside-diphosphate sugar epimerase/dehydratase has product MDLVIWTLAIFAAALLRYDFDLPRLPVDETTGLAGLALALHLVAGALVGPYAVGHERGSFEETRDVARTVAITGLVLVAVVFEPHYFNVARSIPFTATVLAMVGMFAVRFLIRSFRAHREEARGEEKKVIVFGAGEAGSRLTRSLIRDVDSGYHPVALLDDSKTKGRYRVEGVKVRGTRHDMARVAEKYGAQTLVIALPFAEAGTIREITELANDAGLDVMVLPKIGEIIGGRPTAGDLRNVNVADLLGRRPVELDMAAIADQIAGKKVLVTGAGGSIGSELCRQIARFGPDKLYLLDRDESGLQATQMSLDGHGLLDSDQIILANIRDVETMEHVFSTTKPDIVFHAAALKHLPLLEAYPLEAWKTNVLGTLNVLTAAANVGVGTFVNISTDKAANPTCVLGYSKRIAERLTADFADRFPGRYVSVRFGNVLGSRGSVVHAFTAQIERGGPITVTHPDVERYFMLIPEACQLVLQAATIGSDGEVMVLEMGEQVKIVDVAHTLIRMSGRKDIEIIYTGLRPGEKLGEELFSPHEERKQTSHELVHSVDVPSIDSDWVRHESIRTHGGAANWMRNEATTDLLEDARTSA; this is encoded by the coding sequence GTGGACCTGGTCATCTGGACGCTGGCGATCTTCGCGGCAGCCCTCCTGCGCTACGACTTCGACCTCCCCCGCCTGCCGGTCGACGAGACCACGGGCCTCGCCGGCCTGGCGCTCGCCCTCCACCTGGTGGCGGGCGCCCTTGTCGGCCCGTACGCCGTCGGCCACGAGCGCGGCTCCTTCGAGGAGACCCGCGACGTCGCCCGCACCGTCGCCATCACCGGCCTGGTGCTGGTCGCCGTGGTTTTCGAGCCGCACTACTTCAACGTCGCGCGCAGCATCCCCTTCACGGCCACCGTGCTGGCCATGGTCGGCATGTTCGCCGTCCGGTTCCTCATCCGCTCCTTCCGCGCGCACCGGGAGGAGGCCCGTGGTGAGGAGAAGAAGGTCATCGTCTTCGGCGCCGGCGAGGCCGGCAGCCGGCTAACCCGGAGCCTCATCCGCGACGTCGACAGCGGCTACCACCCCGTCGCCCTGCTCGACGACAGCAAGACCAAGGGGCGCTACCGCGTCGAGGGCGTCAAGGTGCGCGGCACCCGCCACGACATGGCCCGGGTCGCCGAGAAGTACGGCGCCCAGACCCTCGTCATCGCCCTGCCCTTCGCCGAGGCCGGCACCATTCGCGAGATCACCGAGCTGGCTAACGACGCCGGGCTTGACGTCATGGTGCTGCCGAAGATCGGCGAGATCATCGGCGGCCGGCCCACGGCTGGCGACCTGCGCAACGTCAACGTCGCCGACCTGCTCGGGCGTCGCCCCGTCGAGCTCGACATGGCCGCCATCGCCGACCAGATCGCCGGCAAGAAGGTGCTGGTCACCGGGGCCGGCGGCTCGATCGGCTCCGAGCTGTGCCGCCAGATCGCCCGCTTCGGCCCCGACAAGCTCTACCTGCTCGACCGCGACGAGTCGGGCCTGCAGGCCACCCAGATGAGCCTCGACGGCCACGGCCTGCTCGACAGCGACCAGATCATCCTGGCCAACATCCGCGACGTCGAGACGATGGAGCACGTGTTCTCGACGACCAAGCCCGACATCGTCTTCCACGCGGCGGCACTCAAGCACCTCCCCTTGCTCGAGGCCTACCCGTTGGAGGCCTGGAAGACCAACGTGCTCGGCACGCTCAACGTGCTCACCGCTGCGGCGAACGTGGGCGTGGGCACCTTCGTCAACATCTCGACCGACAAGGCCGCCAACCCCACCTGCGTGTTGGGTTACAGCAAGCGCATCGCCGAGCGGCTCACCGCCGACTTCGCCGACCGCTTCCCGGGCCGATACGTCTCGGTGCGCTTCGGCAACGTGCTCGGCTCGCGAGGCTCGGTGGTGCACGCGTTCACCGCCCAGATCGAGCGCGGCGGTCCCATCACGGTCACCCACCCCGATGTCGAGCGCTACTTCATGCTCATCCCCGAGGCCTGCCAGCTCGTGCTCCAGGCGGCCACCATCGGCTCCGACGGTGAGGTCATGGTGCTCGAGATGGGCGAGCAGGTGAAGATCGTCGATGTCGCGCACACGCTGATCCGCATGTCGGGCCGCAAGGACATCGAGATCATCTACACCGGCCTGCGTCCCGGCGAGAAACTCGGCGAGGAGCTCTTCTCTCCCCACGAGGAGCGCAAGCAGACCTCCCACGAGCTCGTGCACAGCGTCGACGTGCCCAGCATCGACTCCGACTGGGTGCGCCACGAGTCCATCCGAACGCACGGCGGCGCGGCCAACTGGATGCGCAACGAGGCCACCACCGATCTACTCGAGGACGCGAGGACCAGCGCGTAG